From a single Leclercia sp. AS011 genomic region:
- a CDS encoding heme lyase CcmF/NrfE family subunit, producing MIPELGNILLCLALTAAVLMAVWPLIGDSRMTGLAWLLFLSLTGAQGTLMYALAVNDFSVIYVAANASTQLPVWYRLAAAWGAHEGSLLLWVTLMGGWTLAVALGSRRMPRATVTRVLAVMGAIGAGFLLFIIFTSNPFARTLDFALEGRDLNPMLQDPGLILHPPLLYMGYVGFSVSFAFAIAALIGGRFERDSARFARPWTLAAWIFLTLGMVLGSAWAYYELGWGGWWFWDPVENASLMPWLVGTALLHSLRATDARAGFKAWSLLLSILAFSLCLLGTFLVRSGVLVSVHAFAADPARGLFILAFIALVTGGALLLFALRGHRVRSRVNNALWSRESLLLGNNVLLMAAMLVVLLGTLFPLVHKQLGLGAISVGEPFFNTLFVVLMVPFALLMGLGPLVRWGRDRPGSLTRLLAGTAGATLGAALLVPWLLQGRVVWLAALGVAIAFLIACLTLATVQRWRAAGIPLAARQWGMVLAHLGVAVTVVGIAFSQNYSLQRDVRMQAGDEVRIADYRFTFNGVKAIVGPNWRGVAGSVAVSRDGKPVTTLLAEKRQYGERMVMTEAAIDGGLTRDLYVALGEELDDGAWALRLYIKPFVRWIWAGGLLMALGGGLCLVRSRSREAV from the coding sequence ATGATCCCGGAACTGGGCAATATCCTGCTCTGTCTGGCGTTGACGGCGGCGGTGCTGATGGCGGTCTGGCCGCTTATCGGCGACAGCCGCATGACCGGGCTGGCGTGGCTGCTTTTTCTCAGTCTGACGGGGGCGCAGGGCACATTAATGTACGCTCTGGCGGTGAATGACTTCAGCGTGATCTACGTGGCGGCGAACGCCAGCACCCAACTGCCGGTGTGGTACCGCCTGGCCGCGGCATGGGGGGCGCACGAAGGCTCGCTGCTGCTGTGGGTCACGCTGATGGGCGGCTGGACGCTGGCCGTTGCCCTCGGCAGCCGCCGAATGCCGCGCGCCACCGTGACGCGCGTGCTGGCGGTGATGGGCGCGATCGGCGCGGGCTTTCTGTTATTTATTATCTTTACCTCTAACCCCTTCGCCCGCACGCTGGACTTTGCGCTGGAAGGGCGGGATCTCAACCCAATGTTGCAGGACCCGGGCCTGATCCTGCATCCCCCGCTGCTGTACATGGGGTATGTCGGTTTTTCAGTCTCGTTTGCTTTCGCCATCGCGGCGCTGATCGGGGGACGCTTTGAGCGCGACAGCGCCCGTTTTGCCCGTCCCTGGACCCTGGCGGCGTGGATCTTTCTCACTCTCGGGATGGTGCTCGGCTCGGCGTGGGCCTATTACGAGCTGGGCTGGGGCGGGTGGTGGTTCTGGGATCCAGTCGAGAATGCCTCGCTGATGCCCTGGCTGGTGGGCACCGCGCTGCTGCACTCCCTGCGGGCCACCGACGCGCGCGCCGGGTTTAAAGCCTGGTCGCTGCTGCTGTCGATCCTCGCCTTTTCCCTCTGTCTGCTCGGGACCTTTCTGGTGCGCTCCGGGGTGCTGGTGTCGGTACATGCCTTTGCCGCCGATCCGGCGCGGGGGCTGTTTATCCTCGCCTTTATCGCCCTGGTGACGGGCGGCGCGCTGCTGCTGTTCGCCCTGCGCGGGCATCGGGTGCGCTCCCGGGTCAACAATGCGCTCTGGTCGCGGGAGTCGCTGTTGCTGGGGAATAACGTATTGCTGATGGCCGCCATGCTGGTGGTGCTGCTCGGCACGCTGTTCCCGCTGGTGCATAAGCAGCTCGGGCTGGGGGCGATCTCCGTCGGCGAGCCGTTTTTTAATACCCTGTTTGTGGTGTTAATGGTGCCCTTTGCCCTGTTGATGGGGCTGGGGCCGCTGGTGCGCTGGGGCCGGGATCGTCCCGGCAGCCTGACGCGACTGCTGGCAGGGACCGCCGGGGCTACGCTGGGCGCGGCGCTGCTGGTGCCGTGGCTGTTGCAGGGCCGGGTGGTGTGGCTGGCGGCGCTGGGGGTGGCGATAGCCTTTCTGATTGCCTGCCTGACCCTGGCGACGGTGCAGCGCTGGCGGGCGGCGGGGATCCCTCTGGCGGCGCGTCAGTGGGGCATGGTGCTGGCCCACCTTGGCGTGGCGGTCACGGTGGTCGGGATCGCCTTCAGCCAGAATTACAGCCTCCAGCGGGATGTCAGAATGCAGGCCGGAGACGAGGTCCGGATCGCCGATTACCGTTTTACCTTCAACGGGGTAAAAGCCATCGTCGGCCCGAACTGGCGCGGGGTGGCGGGTTCTGTCGCCGTCTCCCGTGATGGCAAACCGGTCACTACCCTGCTGGCGGAAAAAAGGCAGTACGGCGAGCGGATGGTGATGACCGAGGCGGCGATCGATGGCGGCCTGACGCGGGATCTCTATGTCGCCCTCGGCGAAGAGCTGGACGACGGCGCCTGGGCGCTGCGTCTGTACATCAAGCCCTTTGTGCGCTGGATCTGGGCCGGTGGCCTGCTGATGGCCCTCGGCGGCGGGCTCTGTCTGGTTCGAAGCCGCTCCCGGGAGGCCGTATGA
- the ccmE gene encoding cytochrome c maturation protein CcmE, with product MNLRRKNRLLIAGAVLGGISLAAGLVLYALSASIDLFYTPEEIHFGKRETGQRPVPGQRLRVGGMVKAGSVKRSPQSLTIAFNLYDTRSEIRIHYTGILPDLFREEQGVVVQGELLPGNVVLAKEVLAKHDENYTPPEVNRAIQDHHHRAGQEAL from the coding sequence ATGAACCTGCGGCGTAAAAACCGTCTGCTGATCGCCGGGGCCGTGCTGGGCGGTATCAGCCTGGCCGCCGGTCTGGTGCTCTATGCCCTGAGCGCCAGCATCGACCTGTTCTACACCCCGGAGGAGATCCACTTCGGCAAGCGGGAGACCGGGCAGCGCCCGGTGCCGGGACAGCGGCTGCGGGTCGGAGGGATGGTGAAAGCGGGCAGCGTCAAGCGCTCACCGCAGTCGCTGACAATAGCCTTTAACCTGTATGACACCCGGAGCGAAATCAGGATTCACTACACCGGGATCCTGCCGGATCTGTTCCGCGAGGAGCAGGGCGTGGTGGTGCAGGGGGAACTGCTGCCGGGCAATGTGGTGCTGGCAAAAGAGGTGCTGGCGAAGCATGACGAAAACTACACCCCGCCGGAGGTGAACAGGGCGATACAGGACCACCATCACCGTGCCGGGCAGGAGGCGTTATGA
- the ccmD gene encoding heme exporter protein CcmD encodes MNSAFASWADFFTMGGYALYVWLSVAFTLGPLALLALDSWLQHRRVLREITREQRRKHHEPAA; translated from the coding sequence ATGAACAGCGCTTTTGCTTCATGGGCGGACTTTTTCACCATGGGCGGGTACGCCCTTTACGTCTGGCTGTCGGTGGCCTTTACCCTCGGCCCGCTGGCGCTTCTGGCGCTGGACAGCTGGCTGCAACACCGGCGGGTGCTACGCGAAATCACCCGGGAGCAGCGGAGGAAACACCATGAACCTGCGGCGTAA
- a CDS encoding heme ABC transporter permease — protein MWKTFHQLALPPGLYRLCSYCLPWLAAAGVLLLATGLGWGLAFAPADYQQGDGYRIIYLHVPSAMGSMGIYAAMAGAAFIGLVWQLKMANLAVAAMAPVGAICTFIALVTGAAWGKPMWGAWWVWDARLTSELVLLFLYMGAIALWSAIDDRRQAGRAMGILVLIGVVNLPIIHFSVEWWNTLHQGSTRMQQSIDPAMRAPLRWSIAGFLLICVTLTLMRLRTLILQQERRRPWVSETLAQGGGQ, from the coding sequence ATGTGGAAAACGTTTCATCAACTCGCTCTGCCGCCCGGTCTGTACCGGCTGTGCAGTTATTGTCTCCCCTGGCTTGCCGCGGCCGGCGTGCTGCTGCTGGCGACGGGCCTCGGCTGGGGGCTGGCCTTTGCCCCGGCGGATTATCAGCAGGGCGACGGATATCGCATTATTTATCTTCATGTTCCGTCGGCGATGGGGTCGATGGGGATCTACGCCGCGATGGCGGGGGCCGCCTTTATCGGCCTCGTCTGGCAGCTGAAAATGGCAAACCTGGCGGTGGCAGCCATGGCGCCGGTGGGGGCGATATGTACCTTTATTGCGCTGGTCACCGGGGCCGCGTGGGGGAAACCGATGTGGGGCGCGTGGTGGGTGTGGGATGCCCGGCTCACCTCCGAACTGGTGCTGCTGTTTCTTTATATGGGGGCGATTGCGCTCTGGTCGGCGATTGACGATCGTCGGCAGGCCGGACGGGCGATGGGCATTCTGGTGCTGATTGGCGTGGTCAACCTGCCGATCATCCACTTCTCGGTCGAGTGGTGGAACACCCTGCATCAGGGCTCTACTCGCATGCAGCAAAGTATCGACCCGGCGATGCGCGCGCCGCTCCGCTGGTCGATAGCGGGTTTTCTGCTGATATGCGTCACCCTAACGTTAATGCGCCTGCGCACCCTGATTTTGCAGCAGGAGCGACGTCGCCCCTGGGTCAGCGAGACGCTCGCGCAGGGAGGTGGGCAATGA
- the ccmB gene encoding heme exporter protein CcmB, producing the protein MFLKICRTELRVAFRQRGELLNPLWFFLIVITLFPLGMGPEPQMLARIAPGVVWVAALLASLLALERLFRDDLQDGSLEQLMLLPVALPLAVLAKILAHWLVAGLPLLLLSPLAALLLGIDFNGWQVMAATLLPGTLTLSFLGAPAVALTVGLRRGGVLLSLLLLPLAIPLLIFATAAMDAAALHLPVSGYLALLGALLAVSATLSPFVTAAALRISLH; encoded by the coding sequence ATGTTCCTGAAAATATGCCGGACGGAGCTGCGCGTGGCGTTCCGTCAGCGGGGCGAGCTGCTGAACCCGCTGTGGTTTTTTCTGATCGTTATTACGCTGTTTCCGCTCGGGATGGGGCCGGAGCCGCAGATGCTGGCGCGGATCGCCCCCGGCGTGGTGTGGGTAGCGGCGCTGCTGGCGTCGTTGCTGGCGCTGGAGCGCCTGTTCCGCGACGACCTGCAGGACGGCAGTCTCGAACAGCTGATGTTGCTCCCGGTAGCGCTGCCGCTGGCGGTGCTGGCGAAAATCCTCGCCCACTGGCTGGTTGCCGGCCTGCCGCTGCTTCTGCTTTCGCCTCTGGCGGCGCTGCTGCTGGGGATAGATTTCAACGGCTGGCAGGTGATGGCCGCGACCCTGCTGCCCGGCACCCTGACGCTGAGTTTTCTCGGGGCTCCCGCCGTGGCGCTCACCGTTGGGCTGCGGCGGGGCGGGGTGCTGCTGAGCCTGCTGTTGCTGCCCCTTGCCATCCCGCTGCTTATCTTTGCCACCGCGGCGATGGACGCCGCCGCGCTGCATCTGCCCGTGTCGGGCTATCTGGCGCTGCTCGGGGCGCTGCTGGCGGTCAGCGCTACCCTGAGTCCTTTTGTCACCGCCGCTGCGCTGAGGATCAGCCTGCATTAA
- the ccmA gene encoding cytochrome c biogenesis heme-transporting ATPase CcmA codes for MLDARNLCCERNDRPLFSGLSLAVRPGDLVQVTGGNGAGKTTLLRLLAGLTSPESGEVRWQGAPLPEVRETFHSQLLWLGHQPGIKARLSARENLGFYHPACPDEALRLLGLQGEEDRPVYQLSAGQQRRVALARLWLSHAPLWILDEPFTAIDAAGVALLTRRLEQHAREGGAAILTSHQPLDGLTLPLRRIALKEDAPCS; via the coding sequence ATGCTTGACGCCCGAAATCTCTGCTGTGAACGGAACGACAGACCGCTGTTTAGCGGCCTGTCACTCGCCGTGCGGCCCGGCGACCTGGTGCAGGTGACCGGGGGCAACGGTGCGGGGAAAACCACGCTGCTGCGTCTGCTGGCCGGGCTGACGTCGCCGGAGAGCGGCGAGGTGCGCTGGCAGGGCGCGCCCCTCCCTGAGGTACGTGAGACCTTTCATTCGCAGCTGCTGTGGCTGGGGCACCAGCCGGGGATCAAAGCCCGTCTTTCGGCGCGGGAAAACTTAGGCTTTTACCACCCGGCGTGCCCCGATGAGGCGCTACGCCTGCTGGGGTTGCAGGGCGAGGAAGATCGCCCTGTTTACCAGCTCTCCGCCGGACAGCAGCGGCGCGTGGCCCTGGCGCGGCTGTGGTTAAGCCACGCCCCGCTGTGGATCCTTGATGAACCCTTTACGGCGATCGATGCCGCAGGCGTTGCGTTGCTGACCCGCCGTCTGGAGCAGCATGCCCGGGAGGGCGGGGCGGCGATCCTCACCAGTCACCAGCCGCTGGACGGGTTAACGCTGCCGCTGCGGCGGATCGCACTCAAGGAAGACGCGCCATGTTCCTGA
- a CDS encoding cytochrome-c peroxidase, producing MKKLTRIAAVCAAGAVVCYLGLSGYVWYHDKARIQENDVQLSAIKENNQILSMFREKGCDYCHTPSAALPFYASFPVAKQLMEYDTRLGYKSFNLEAVRSALIKDSAVSQSDLNKIEWVTQHQTMPPTRYVSLHWAGKMNDDERLLILNWIKKQRESHYASLDMAAAHRNEPVQPVPRSLSVDDSKVALGFRLYHDTRLSGDSTLSCASCHSLNAGGVDGRQTSLGVNGAVGPINAPTVFNATFNLEQFWDGRAADLQKQAGGPPLNPIEMASKSWDDIIAKLDADPALKAAFEAVYPQGFSGDTITDAIAEYEKTLITPDAPFDKWLRGDENALTAQQKRGYSLFKENKCATCHGGVILGGRSFEPLGLKKEYDFGEVTTADIGRMNVTHEVRDRLRQKVPGLRNVALTAPYFHRGDVPSLDEAVKLMLRYQVGTSLPQNKVDDIVAFLNGLTGVYTPWQPERR from the coding sequence ATGAAGAAATTAACCCGTATTGCTGCTGTATGTGCTGCAGGCGCGGTGGTCTGTTATCTGGGATTGTCAGGCTACGTCTGGTATCACGATAAAGCGCGTATTCAGGAAAATGATGTTCAGCTCTCTGCCATAAAAGAGAATAATCAAATTCTGAGTATGTTTCGTGAAAAAGGGTGTGATTATTGCCATACCCCTTCCGCCGCTCTACCTTTTTATGCCTCATTTCCGGTGGCGAAACAGCTCATGGAATATGACACCCGCCTTGGCTATAAATCCTTTAATCTCGAAGCGGTGCGCAGCGCATTAATTAAAGACAGCGCCGTGTCGCAAAGCGATCTCAATAAAATCGAATGGGTGACGCAGCATCAGACCATGCCGCCGACGCGCTATGTCTCGCTGCACTGGGCCGGGAAAATGAACGACGACGAGCGGCTTTTGATCCTCAACTGGATCAAAAAGCAGCGCGAAAGCCATTATGCCAGCCTCGACATGGCCGCCGCCCATCGCAATGAGCCGGTGCAGCCGGTGCCGCGATCCTTATCGGTTGACGACAGCAAAGTCGCGCTTGGCTTCCGTCTCTATCACGACACCCGTCTCTCCGGGGACAGCACGCTCTCCTGCGCCAGCTGTCACTCCCTGAACGCGGGTGGGGTGGATGGCCGACAGACCTCCCTTGGCGTCAACGGCGCGGTGGGGCCGATCAACGCGCCAACGGTATTCAACGCCACCTTTAACCTCGAACAGTTCTGGGATGGTCGCGCCGCCGATCTGCAAAAACAGGCGGGGGGGCCACCGCTGAACCCGATTGAAATGGCCTCAAAATCCTGGGATGACATCATCGCGAAGCTGGATGCCGATCCGGCGCTGAAAGCCGCGTTTGAAGCGGTGTATCCCCAGGGCTTTAGCGGCGACACCATTACCGATGCGATTGCCGAGTATGAAAAAACCCTGATCACCCCTGATGCGCCCTTTGATAAGTGGCTGCGCGGGGATGAAAACGCCCTGACCGCCCAGCAAAAACGCGGCTACAGCCTGTTCAAGGAGAACAAATGCGCCACCTGCCACGGCGGGGTGATCCTCGGCGGGCGCTCGTTTGAACCGCTGGGGCTGAAAAAAGAGTATGACTTTGGCGAGGTGACTACGGCGGACATCGGGCGCATGAACGTCACCCACGAGGTGCGTGACCGCCTGCGTCAGAAAGTCCCGGGCCTGCGCAATGTCGCCCTGACCGCGCCGTACTTCCACCGCGGGGATGTGCCTTCCCTCGACGAGGCGGTCAAGCTGATGCTGCGCTATCAGGTGGGCACCAGCCTGCCGCAAAACAAGGTGGACGATATTGTCGCCTTCCTCAACGGCCTGACCGGGGTCTACACCCCGTGGCAGCCTGAACGCCGCTGA
- a CDS encoding response regulator transcription factor yields MIKVVLVDDHVVVRSGFAQLLNLEEDLVVEGQYSSAAEAWPALSRDAIDVAVLDVAMPDENGLSLLKRLRQQRPGFRAIILSIYDTPAFVQSALDAGASGYLTKRCGPEELVQAVRSVGMGGHYLCADAVKALRGGEPVSQALAALTPREKEVFELLVQGESVKEIAFKLELSHKTVHVHRANVLGKLQCHSTIELVHFALDNQLLTGH; encoded by the coding sequence ATGATCAAAGTGGTGCTGGTGGACGATCACGTGGTGGTGCGTTCCGGGTTCGCCCAGCTGTTAAATCTGGAAGAGGATCTGGTTGTCGAAGGCCAGTACAGCAGCGCCGCCGAGGCCTGGCCCGCGCTCAGCCGCGATGCCATCGACGTGGCGGTGCTCGACGTCGCCATGCCGGACGAAAACGGTCTCAGCCTGCTGAAACGTCTGCGCCAGCAGCGGCCAGGGTTTCGCGCGATTATTCTCAGCATCTACGATACCCCCGCCTTTGTGCAGAGCGCGCTGGACGCCGGAGCCAGCGGCTATCTCACCAAACGCTGCGGCCCGGAGGAGTTAGTCCAGGCCGTGCGCTCGGTCGGGATGGGCGGTCATTATCTCTGTGCCGATGCGGTCAAAGCCCTGCGCGGCGGCGAGCCGGTATCCCAGGCGCTGGCGGCGCTGACCCCGCGCGAGAAAGAGGTGTTCGAGCTGCTGGTTCAGGGCGAAAGCGTCAAGGAGATCGCCTTTAAGCTCGAGCTCAGCCACAAGACCGTCCACGTGCACCGCGCCAACGTGCTGGGCAAACTGCAGTGTCACAGCACCATCGAGCTGGTGCACTTCGCGCTTGATAACCAACTGCTGACCGGCCACTGA
- a CDS encoding MASE1 domain-containing sensor histidine kinase: protein MRRSLRHVILSLFIMLAWGTGWLMLWTLSFYLTRNGQQAALFLPQGVYLALLILLSRRFWPALILPPLAAMLWLHAEQLLTHYLMLVVPLVGTVCAWLAQRYWHRFPLYWQRLSLLIAAVTLNALLQTLILAPFLASPATLLALASFTGGVLLTPFVYLVFEFLRQQHRYHLLGLDTSNPPLRTSLIIWCSLFFIIGIGTQMVLSPALERLLLIVVFLPNVVMAWKFGWQGGVLSGLLGSMMITIARQVGVGFSDLLELEIFLATQSLLGIGLGIAISRQQHLAMNLDHYRRRLEAELQARRALAEKLIHTEEDTRKHLARELHDEIGQNITAIQIQSQLVKRAGDTPQALEAAGQINELARRIHHSTRQLLRQLRPPVLDELSLNEALHHLVNEFAFAERGIQCRFDYRLTTPPQSETLVFTLYRLLQELLNNVSKHADASEVSVLLCEHDNQLRLEVRDNGSGISPQQIPGFGIQGMRERVHALGGELTLESQGGTRVIVNLPTVLQQTHR from the coding sequence ATGCGACGCTCCCTGCGGCACGTCATCCTCTCGCTGTTTATTATGCTGGCCTGGGGCACCGGCTGGCTGATGCTGTGGACGCTGAGCTTTTACCTCACCCGCAACGGCCAGCAGGCGGCGCTGTTTTTGCCACAGGGCGTGTATCTGGCGCTGCTGATCCTGCTCTCGCGCCGCTTCTGGCCGGCGCTGATCCTCCCCCCGCTGGCCGCCATGCTCTGGCTGCACGCGGAACAGCTCCTGACCCATTACCTGATGCTGGTGGTGCCGCTGGTGGGCACCGTCTGTGCCTGGCTGGCGCAACGCTACTGGCACCGCTTCCCGCTCTACTGGCAGCGCCTGTCATTACTGATCGCCGCGGTGACCCTGAACGCCCTGCTCCAGACCCTGATCCTGGCTCCCTTTCTCGCCAGCCCGGCCACGCTGCTGGCGCTGGCCTCCTTTACCGGCGGGGTGCTGCTGACCCCGTTCGTCTACCTGGTGTTTGAGTTTTTACGCCAGCAGCACCGCTATCACCTGCTGGGGCTGGACACCAGCAACCCGCCCCTGCGCACCTCGCTGATCATCTGGTGCAGCCTGTTTTTTATCATCGGCATCGGCACCCAGATGGTGCTCTCCCCGGCGCTGGAGCGGCTGCTGCTGATCGTGGTGTTCCTGCCCAACGTGGTGATGGCGTGGAAGTTTGGCTGGCAGGGCGGCGTGCTCTCCGGGCTGCTGGGCAGCATGATGATCACCATCGCCCGTCAGGTTGGGGTGGGGTTCAGCGATCTGCTGGAGCTGGAGATCTTCCTCGCCACCCAGTCGCTGCTGGGGATTGGGCTGGGGATCGCCATCAGCCGCCAGCAGCATCTGGCGATGAACCTCGATCACTACCGCCGTCGGCTGGAGGCGGAGCTCCAGGCCCGGCGGGCGCTGGCGGAAAAGCTGATCCACACCGAAGAGGACACCCGCAAGCACCTCGCCCGGGAGCTGCACGACGAGATTGGTCAGAACATTACCGCCATTCAGATCCAGTCCCAGCTGGTGAAACGGGCGGGCGATACCCCGCAGGCGCTGGAGGCCGCCGGGCAGATCAACGAGCTGGCGCGGCGCATCCACCACTCCACCCGCCAGCTGCTGCGCCAGTTGCGCCCGCCGGTGCTGGATGAGCTGTCCCTCAATGAGGCGCTGCACCATCTGGTCAATGAATTTGCCTTTGCCGAGCGCGGGATCCAGTGCCGGTTCGATTACCGCCTGACCACCCCGCCCCAGAGTGAAACCCTGGTCTTCACCCTCTATCGCCTGCTGCAGGAGCTGCTGAATAACGTCAGCAAACATGCCGATGCCAGCGAGGTCAGCGTCCTGCTCTGTGAGCACGACAACCAGCTGCGCCTGGAGGTACGGGATAACGGCAGCGGCATCAGCCCGCAGCAGATCCCCGGTTTTGGTATTCAGGGGATGCGCGAGCGCGTGCATGCCCTCGGCGGGGAGTTGACCCTTGAGTCGCAGGGCGGCACGCGGGTAATTGTTAACCTGCCCACAGTTTTGCAACAAACACACCGCTAA
- the uhpC gene encoding MFS transporter family glucose-6-phosphate receptor UhpC, producing MPALSAEQVTQRYRALRPRLLICMVIGYAAFYLTRKSLNYVLPALQMDLGLSKSDIGLIGSLFYLSYGLSKFAAGLWHDSKGQRAFMGIGLMATGVLNVLFAFGDSLPLLLFIWTLNGFFQGWGWPPCARLLTHWYSRNERGFWWGCWNTSINIGGAIIPLICAFAAHRWGWQAAMLTPGIISIVLGLWLTTQLRGTPQEEGLPPVGEWRNDPLELRQQQQSPPMGLWQMLRTTMLQNPMIWLLGASYVLVYLIRIALNDWGNIWLAESHGVNLLSANATVMLFEVGGLLGALFAGWGSDLLFSGQRAPMILLFTLGLMVSVAALWLAPVHHYALLAMCFFTVGFFVFGPQMLIGLAAVECGHKQAAGSITGFLGVFAYLGAALAGWPLSLVIERYGWSGMFSLLSIAAVLMGLLLMPLLMAGITASRSHITS from the coding sequence ATGCCCGCACTGTCCGCAGAACAGGTTACTCAACGCTATCGGGCGCTGCGCCCGCGACTGCTGATCTGCATGGTGATCGGCTATGCGGCGTTCTACCTGACGCGCAAAAGCCTCAACTACGTTCTGCCTGCATTGCAGATGGATCTGGGGCTGAGCAAGAGCGATATCGGCCTGATCGGCTCGCTGTTTTACCTGAGCTACGGCCTGTCGAAATTCGCCGCCGGGCTGTGGCATGACAGTAAAGGCCAGCGGGCGTTTATGGGCATCGGCCTGATGGCGACGGGCGTGCTGAACGTGCTGTTCGCCTTCGGCGACTCTCTGCCGCTGCTGCTGTTTATCTGGACGCTGAACGGCTTCTTTCAGGGATGGGGATGGCCGCCCTGCGCCAGACTGCTCACCCACTGGTATTCGCGCAACGAGCGCGGCTTCTGGTGGGGATGCTGGAACACCTCTATCAATATCGGCGGGGCCATTATCCCGCTGATCTGTGCCTTCGCCGCCCATCGCTGGGGCTGGCAGGCAGCGATGCTGACACCGGGGATTATAAGTATCGTGCTCGGCCTGTGGCTGACCACACAACTGCGGGGCACACCGCAGGAAGAGGGTCTCCCGCCGGTCGGGGAGTGGCGCAACGATCCGCTGGAGTTGCGCCAGCAACAGCAGAGCCCGCCGATGGGGCTGTGGCAGATGTTACGCACCACCATGTTGCAGAACCCGATGATCTGGCTGCTCGGGGCGTCCTATGTGCTGGTCTACCTGATCCGCATCGCCCTGAACGACTGGGGCAACATCTGGCTGGCGGAGAGCCACGGGGTCAACCTGCTGAGCGCCAACGCCACGGTGATGCTGTTTGAAGTCGGCGGCCTGCTCGGGGCGCTGTTCGCCGGATGGGGCTCGGATCTGCTGTTCAGCGGCCAGCGGGCACCGATGATTTTGCTGTTCACGCTGGGGCTGATGGTGTCGGTCGCCGCCCTGTGGCTGGCCCCGGTTCACCACTACGCCCTGCTGGCGATGTGCTTTTTTACGGTGGGATTTTTTGTCTTTGGTCCGCAGATGCTCATTGGCCTTGCCGCCGTGGAGTGCGGGCACAAGCAGGCAGCGGGCTCAATTACCGGTTTTCTCGGCGTGTTTGCCTATCTGGGGGCGGCGCTGGCCGGGTGGCCGCTGTCACTGGTTATTGAACGCTACGGCTGGTCGGGGATGTTCAGTTTGCTCTCGATTGCCGCGGTGCTGATGGGTTTACTCCTGATGCCCCTGCTGATGGCGGGCATCACCGCTTCTCGCAGTCACATAACGTCATAA
- a CDS encoding ABC transporter substrate-binding protein → MKTTLLSTLIASGIALATLTGAAQAKGRLVVYCSATNEMCEAETKAFGDKYDVKTSFIRNGSGSTLAKVDAEKKNPQADVWYGGTLDPQSQAGEMGLLQPYKSKNLEQIMEKFRDPAKVKGNLSSAVYVGILGFGVNTQRLKEKNLPVPQCWKDLTKPEYKGEIQIADPQSSGTAYTALATFVQLWGEDQAFDYLKQLNGNVSQYTKSGIAPARNAARGETAIGIGFLHDYSLEKEQGAPLELISPCEGTGYEIGGVSILKGARNEENAKLFVDWVLSKEAQELAWKQGKSYQILTNTTAETSPNSLKLDDLKLISYDMDKYGSTDVRKALINKWVSDVKMGK, encoded by the coding sequence ATGAAAACAACGCTTCTCTCTACCCTCATTGCTTCCGGGATCGCGCTGGCGACCTTAACCGGTGCCGCACAGGCCAAAGGCCGTCTGGTGGTGTATTGCAGCGCCACCAACGAAATGTGCGAAGCCGAAACCAAAGCGTTTGGCGATAAGTACGACGTCAAAACCTCGTTTATCCGCAACGGCTCTGGCAGCACGCTGGCAAAAGTCGACGCTGAGAAGAAAAACCCGCAGGCCGACGTCTGGTACGGCGGCACCCTGGATCCGCAGTCCCAGGCCGGTGAGATGGGGCTGCTCCAGCCGTACAAATCGAAAAACCTGGAACAGATCATGGAGAAATTCCGCGATCCGGCCAAGGTGAAAGGCAACCTCTCCTCGGCGGTCTACGTGGGCATTCTGGGCTTCGGCGTTAACACCCAGCGCCTGAAAGAGAAGAACCTGCCGGTGCCACAGTGCTGGAAAGATCTGACCAAACCGGAATACAAAGGCGAGATCCAGATTGCCGATCCGCAAAGCTCCGGCACCGCCTATACCGCGCTGGCAACCTTCGTCCAGCTGTGGGGGGAAGATCAGGCCTTCGACTACCTGAAGCAGCTGAACGGCAACGTCTCCCAGTACACCAAATCCGGCATTGCCCCGGCGCGTAACGCCGCCCGCGGTGAAACCGCCATCGGCATCGGCTTCCTGCACGACTACTCGCTGGAGAAAGAGCAAGGGGCTCCGCTGGAGCTAATCTCCCCGTGCGAAGGCACCGGGTATGAAATCGGCGGTGTCAGCATCCTGAAGGGCGCGCGTAACGAAGAGAACGCGAAGCTGTTCGTGGACTGGGTGCTGTCGAAAGAGGCCCAGGAGCTGGCGTGGAAGCAGGGCAAGTCCTATCAGATCCTGACCAACACCACCGCCGAAACCTCCCCGAACTCGCTGAAGCTGGATGACCTGAAGCTGATCAGCTACGACATGGATAAGTACGGCTCAACGGACGTGCGCAAAGCGTTGATCAACAAGTGGGTCAGCGACGTGAAGATGGGTAAATAA